One segment of Mycobacterium spongiae DNA contains the following:
- a CDS encoding FAD/NAD(P)-binding protein — translation MAPVPYRVRSRVVESPDSATLCLEPVGEKLRPPQPGEFMMLYAFGVGEAAISISGDPSVTDGSITHTIRAVGAVSRALHDSVPGTILGMRGPFGTTWGLDEAIGRDLIMVAGGVGLCPLRPAILGALAQRERYGKLMVIAGARSRPDFLFAAELQKWAADPQLELHLTVDVPVQGWRGEVGLVTEPLHRLSLEPGRTTAFLCGPEPMLRSAADALVAKGLAAQDIRVSLERNMQCGIGWCGHCQLGPLLVCRDGPVVGYDVAGPLLKVKEL, via the coding sequence ATGGCGCCAGTTCCGTACCGGGTGCGCAGTCGTGTCGTCGAGAGCCCGGACTCGGCGACATTGTGCCTGGAGCCGGTCGGCGAGAAGCTGCGGCCGCCACAACCGGGAGAATTCATGATGCTCTACGCATTCGGCGTGGGCGAAGCGGCGATTTCAATCAGCGGCGATCCCAGCGTCACCGACGGGTCGATCACCCACACCATCCGCGCGGTTGGCGCCGTCAGCCGCGCGCTGCACGACTCGGTACCCGGCACGATTCTCGGGATGCGCGGCCCCTTTGGCACCACCTGGGGGCTGGACGAGGCAATCGGACGAGATCTGATCATGGTGGCCGGGGGCGTGGGGTTGTGCCCGTTGCGTCCGGCAATACTTGGCGCGCTGGCGCAGCGGGAGCGCTACGGCAAGCTCATGGTCATCGCGGGTGCACGGTCACGACCGGACTTCTTGTTCGCCGCTGAACTGCAAAAGTGGGCAGCCGACCCGCAGCTCGAACTGCACCTCACCGTCGACGTCCCGGTCCAAGGCTGGCGCGGCGAAGTTGGTCTGGTCACCGAGCCGTTGCACCGCTTGTCGCTTGAGCCTGGCCGCACCACCGCCTTCCTATGCGGTCCAGAACCGATGCTGCGCTCGGCGGCCGATGCGCTCGTGGCTAAAGGGCTAGCAGCCCAGGACATTCGGGTTTCACTGGAACGGAACATGCAATGCGGGATCGGCTGGTGCGGTCACTGCCAGCTGGGCCCGCTGCTGGTCTGCCGCGACGGGCCCGTCGTCGGCTACGACGTCGCGGGTCCGCTGCTGAAAGTCAAGGAGCTGTAG
- a CDS encoding 4Fe-4S dicluster domain-containing protein, whose protein sequence is MSGPRQDSTVALFDAAALHRLVDVLVDKGYRVVGPTLRDNAIVLAELESAAELPRGWGVDVGPGHYRVRRRDDDAAFGHSAGPQSWKQFLHPPRRRLWSATRDGGVTSEPVDEARPYAFLGVRGCDLAAIATLGGVLDDSRYPDNSFAARRRRTFVVAVNCTEPGGLCFCASMGTGPSVGPGYDLALTERAGGGAPTYVVEVGTDRGAEVLAAVPHRAADDSEIGCAQADVEAAAGKMGRQMPDTDLRNLLIRSRESPQWEEVSSRCLTCGNCTMVCPTCFCTSTEDITDLAGEHAERWQHWASCFEFDFTYVHGGGSVRRSGSSRYRHWLTHKLGTWHDQFGMSGCVGCGRCIAWCPTGIDITEEMTTMARQADDD, encoded by the coding sequence ATGAGCGGTCCACGCCAAGACTCCACCGTTGCGCTGTTCGATGCCGCGGCCCTACACCGGCTGGTCGACGTGCTGGTCGACAAGGGCTATCGCGTCGTCGGTCCGACGTTGCGCGACAACGCGATTGTGCTAGCCGAACTGGAATCGGCCGCCGAGCTGCCGCGCGGCTGGGGGGTCGACGTGGGCCCAGGACACTATCGCGTGCGCCGTCGCGACGACGACGCCGCGTTTGGGCACTCGGCCGGGCCACAGTCGTGGAAGCAGTTCCTCCATCCACCCCGGCGCCGATTGTGGTCAGCGACCCGGGACGGCGGTGTGACATCCGAACCCGTTGACGAAGCCCGCCCGTATGCATTCCTCGGCGTGCGGGGCTGCGATCTGGCCGCCATCGCAACCCTCGGCGGGGTGCTGGACGATTCTCGGTATCCCGACAATTCGTTCGCCGCCCGGCGGCGCCGGACCTTTGTCGTGGCGGTGAATTGCACCGAGCCGGGTGGGCTGTGCTTTTGCGCGTCGATGGGCACCGGACCCTCGGTAGGGCCCGGCTACGACCTTGCCCTGACCGAGCGCGCGGGCGGCGGGGCGCCGACCTACGTGGTCGAGGTCGGCACGGACCGGGGCGCGGAGGTGCTGGCTGCCGTGCCACATCGTGCGGCCGACGACAGTGAAATCGGCTGTGCCCAAGCAGACGTCGAGGCGGCCGCGGGCAAGATGGGCCGCCAGATGCCGGACACGGACCTACGCAACCTGCTGATCCGGTCGCGGGAGTCGCCGCAGTGGGAGGAGGTGTCCAGCCGCTGCCTGACCTGCGGCAACTGCACGATGGTGTGTCCGACCTGCTTCTGCACCAGCACCGAAGACATCACCGACCTCGCCGGAGAACACGCGGAGCGTTGGCAGCACTGGGCATCGTGCTTCGAGTTCGACTTCACCTACGTCCATGGCGGCGGCAGCGTTCGGCGATCCGGCTCGTCACGCTACCGGCACTGGTTGACCCACAAGCTGGGGACGTGGCACGACCAGTTCGGGATGTCGGGCTGCGTGGGCTGCGGGCGCTGCATCGCCTGGTGTCCGACCGGCATTGACATCACCGAGGAGATGACCACGATGGCCCGGCAGGCCGACGATGACTGA
- a CDS encoding DUF4383 domain-containing protein codes for MTRNQIFAYASSVIYLAAGIIGFAVTGFADFTGHQHTKIVFLAVNPLHNVVHLALGLAWLAAALVPSITRKTNVVLGIGLVGAFALGVSGLAGFINIHSVGEPDNYLHLVYGLVSIFVGWKLADVQESSAQRPQRRSLTSSSR; via the coding sequence ATGACTCGCAACCAAATCTTCGCTTACGCCTCTTCGGTGATCTACCTCGCCGCCGGAATCATCGGCTTCGCCGTGACAGGGTTCGCGGACTTCACCGGCCACCAGCACACCAAGATCGTTTTCCTCGCGGTCAATCCGCTGCACAACGTCGTGCACTTGGCACTGGGACTGGCATGGCTGGCAGCAGCCCTCGTGCCGTCGATCACTCGGAAAACGAACGTTGTTCTGGGCATCGGGCTGGTGGGCGCGTTCGCGCTGGGCGTCAGCGGCCTCGCGGGCTTCATCAACATCCACTCGGTGGGCGAGCCCGACAACTACCTGCACCTGGTCTACGGACTCGTGAGCATCTTCGTCGGCTGGAAGCTTGCGGACGTGCAGGAATCCAGTGCGCAACGTCCGCAACGTCGTAGTCTCACCTCATCGTCGCGGTGA
- a CDS encoding zf-HC2 domain-containing protein translates to MTTNDDAFMANELRITCSDAVALVTDYLEDALTESDLDRFEQHTGGCEACRVYVDQIRRTIRIAATSRDESVEIRPANFDALMAEFRQLGPE, encoded by the coding sequence ATGACGACTAACGACGACGCCTTCATGGCCAATGAATTGCGCATCACCTGCTCGGACGCGGTGGCACTGGTTACCGACTATCTCGAGGACGCGCTGACCGAATCAGACCTGGATCGCTTCGAGCAGCACACCGGCGGCTGCGAAGCCTGCCGAGTGTATGTCGACCAGATCCGGCGCACCATCCGAATCGCAGCGACGTCTCGAGACGAGTCGGTGGAGATACGGCCGGCCAACTTCGATGCGCTGATGGCCGAGTTCCGCCAACTCGGTCCAGAATGA
- a CDS encoding RNA polymerase sigma factor, with translation MAAPVRTVADDRWATEGDLIAALKAGDRAAFRALVETLHAPLVRMASVYVSRATAEDAVQDAWVSVVRSIGKFEGRASVRTWVFRVVLNRVRTLARKEANTVPHATAGPEAEPRQSVDPQRLTHPELGAHHWHDVPARWELLPEQRLMSAEVRSVVVDALQKLPGAQREVVSMRDLEGWTSEETCEALGISAVNQRVLLHRGRTVLRATLEEYFHDD, from the coding sequence GTGGCTGCTCCTGTTCGAACCGTCGCCGATGATCGGTGGGCGACCGAAGGCGATCTGATCGCGGCTCTGAAGGCCGGCGACCGTGCGGCTTTTCGCGCCTTAGTAGAAACCCTGCACGCGCCGTTGGTGAGGATGGCCAGTGTCTACGTGTCGCGGGCAACCGCCGAGGACGCCGTGCAGGACGCGTGGGTATCGGTGGTGCGATCCATCGGGAAGTTCGAGGGCCGCGCCAGCGTTCGAACATGGGTATTTCGAGTCGTGCTCAACCGCGTGCGCACGCTGGCCCGCAAGGAGGCGAACACGGTGCCCCACGCGACCGCTGGACCGGAAGCCGAACCGCGGCAATCCGTCGATCCGCAGCGGCTTACCCATCCAGAACTCGGTGCACACCACTGGCACGACGTCCCCGCTCGCTGGGAGTTGCTGCCCGAGCAACGGCTGATGTCGGCAGAAGTTCGTTCCGTGGTAGTCGACGCGTTACAGAAGCTGCCCGGTGCTCAACGTGAGGTGGTTTCGATGCGCGACCTCGAAGGCTGGACGAGTGAGGAAACCTGCGAGGCACTGGGCATTTCAGCGGTGAACCAGCGAGTGCTGTTACACCGTGGCCGCACCGTCCTGCGCGCCACACTGGAGGAGTACTTCCATGACGACTAA
- a CDS encoding carboxymuconolactone decarboxylase family protein translates to MNTLPPVTEAAATPDQAAALSAVKQALGSVPNLTRAMANSPALLRGYLGFANSLDAGTLPRATRERLAIAIAQSNTCSYCLSAHTHAGQRVAGLSAEQVAAARKGDADDPKTAAILTFAVAVNEQRGQIDESELEAVRRAGVSDTEIAEVIGHVALNVLTNYFNNVAHTEIDFPLVSA, encoded by the coding sequence ATGAACACCTTGCCCCCCGTCACCGAAGCAGCTGCCACCCCCGACCAGGCGGCGGCGTTGTCGGCGGTGAAACAAGCCTTAGGGTCGGTTCCCAACCTGACCCGGGCGATGGCGAACAGCCCGGCGCTGCTGCGTGGGTATCTCGGTTTCGCGAACAGTCTCGACGCCGGCACCCTGCCCAGAGCCACCCGCGAACGCCTGGCCATCGCCATCGCCCAGTCCAACACGTGCTCGTATTGCCTATCGGCGCACACCCACGCCGGGCAGCGGGTGGCCGGTCTGAGCGCCGAGCAAGTGGCGGCGGCGCGCAAGGGCGATGCCGACGACCCCAAGACCGCGGCTATCCTCACGTTCGCTGTGGCGGTGAACGAGCAACGCGGACAGATCGACGAGTCCGAGCTTGAAGCCGTTCGCCGTGCCGGTGTCAGCGACACCGAGATCGCCGAGGTGATTGGCCATGTCGCACTCAACGTGCTGACCAACTACTTCAACAACGTCGCGCACACGGAGATCGACTTTCCGCTCGTTTCAGCGTAA
- a CDS encoding enoyl-CoA hydratase/isomerase family protein, with protein MAGGCSGQAGRRDHAAFRCGARCPIDVGGSMSRDIATVVADDGVATLRLARPARRNALSIKVRDEITLALDGWAKDPAVRAVVLHGEGSTFCAGFDLDEFGQADRAEQIRHSSRRYHLAVWHFPKPLIAAVNGPAMGGGFDLCALCDCRIASTTAVFGHPEIKFGAPPMFTPLQWIVGHGVARELCLSGRRIDAHEALRLGLVTSVSEPERVLDDALALARNIIEAPAATIEMTKGYLVGNAGATFEQAFAVEHDAVFDRFLAGPVGPRLRDEETL; from the coding sequence ATGGCGGGTGGATGCTCCGGGCAGGCGGGTCGACGTGACCACGCCGCCTTTCGCTGCGGGGCTCGATGCCCGATCGACGTTGGAGGTTCGATGAGCCGAGACATCGCAACAGTGGTGGCAGACGATGGGGTTGCCACGCTCAGGCTGGCTCGACCAGCGCGACGCAACGCGCTATCGATCAAGGTTCGCGACGAGATCACGCTGGCGCTTGACGGCTGGGCGAAGGATCCGGCTGTTCGGGCGGTCGTTCTCCACGGAGAGGGATCGACCTTTTGTGCGGGGTTTGATCTTGACGAGTTTGGGCAAGCGGATCGCGCCGAGCAGATCCGGCACAGCTCACGTCGTTACCACCTCGCGGTATGGCATTTCCCCAAGCCGCTGATCGCCGCGGTCAACGGCCCGGCGATGGGCGGCGGCTTCGACTTGTGCGCCCTTTGCGACTGCCGAATCGCTTCGACCACAGCGGTATTCGGACATCCTGAGATCAAGTTCGGCGCTCCGCCGATGTTCACGCCGCTGCAATGGATCGTCGGCCACGGCGTGGCGCGCGAGCTATGCCTGAGCGGACGTCGGATCGACGCCCATGAGGCCCTGCGCTTGGGCCTTGTCACCAGTGTCAGCGAGCCCGAGCGTGTGCTCGATGACGCACTGGCCTTAGCGCGCAACATCATTGAGGCACCGGCTGCCACGATCGAAATGACCAAGGGCTATCTGGTCGGCAACGCTGGCGCGACCTTCGAGCAAGCGTTCGCCGTGGAGCACGACGCGGTCTTCGACCGATTCCTGGCGGGTCCCGTCGGCCCGCGATTGCGCGATGAAGAGACTTTGTGA
- a CDS encoding SDR family NAD(P)-dependent oxidoreductase, translating to MSRVVLITGGSRGIGLATAKAFLREGDRVVINYRRDSDQAKRALDALQESGDRDCVMAVQADVSIPSDRESMVDTILEEWGHIGVLVNNAGIAGKKGFLKETEEDFEATIRNNLTGPVHLAQRVAKDMIDREIGGSIINVCSTAAYSASSGTASYCAAKAGLLIATKNMAYTLGPYGIRVNSVTPGGIETDMSRHAWNDPARGPALAKALPLRRRGQPNEVAGAIVYLASEHASYTTGTDIIVDGGWMLRAGGST from the coding sequence ATGAGTCGAGTCGTCCTGATCACGGGCGGCAGCCGGGGAATCGGTTTGGCAACCGCAAAAGCCTTTCTGCGCGAAGGCGACAGGGTGGTCATCAACTACCGTCGGGATTCGGACCAGGCGAAACGCGCGCTCGACGCCTTGCAGGAGAGCGGCGATCGCGACTGCGTTATGGCCGTGCAGGCCGACGTCAGCATCCCCTCCGACCGCGAGTCCATGGTGGACACGATCCTCGAAGAGTGGGGCCACATTGGTGTGTTGGTCAACAATGCGGGAATTGCCGGCAAAAAGGGCTTCTTGAAAGAAACGGAAGAAGACTTTGAGGCCACCATTCGCAACAACCTCACGGGTCCCGTTCACCTGGCCCAACGCGTCGCGAAGGACATGATCGACAGGGAGATCGGCGGCTCAATCATCAACGTGTGTTCGACCGCCGCCTATTCGGCAAGCAGCGGTACGGCATCCTACTGCGCGGCCAAGGCGGGCCTATTGATTGCGACCAAGAATATGGCCTATACCTTGGGTCCCTACGGCATTCGAGTCAATAGCGTCACTCCGGGCGGCATAGAGACCGACATGAGTCGGCACGCCTGGAATGATCCGGCACGGGGCCCCGCCCTGGCAAAAGCATTGCCGCTGCGCAGGAGGGGCCAACCGAACGAGGTTGCCGGCGCTATCGTCTATTTGGCGTCGGAACACGCCAGCTATACCACCGGCACGGACATTATCGTCGATGGCGGGTGGATGCTCCGGGCAGGCGGGTCGACGTGA
- a CDS encoding patatin-like phospholipase family protein: protein MAPVSTARVDLVCEGGGVRGIGLVGAVEALADAGYEFPRVAGSSAGAIVASMVAALQTAGEPLSRLAEIMRDIDYRKFLDRNLIGHVPFIGGALSLFLADGVYRGAYLERLLTGLLADLGVRTFGDLRTGEEPEQFAWSLVVAASDLSRRRLVRIPWDLDAYGIDPDDFSVARAVHASAAIPFVFEPVRVRGATWVDGGLLSNFPVALFDRIDGKPRWPTFGIRLSARPGIPPTRPVHGPVSLGIAAIETLLSNQDNAYIDDPCTVRRTIFVPAQDVSPIDFDITEEQREALYQRGLHAGHKFLTTWNYADYLAECGSPVRPQP from the coding sequence CTGGCGCCCGTGAGTACAGCGCGTGTCGATTTGGTGTGCGAAGGCGGCGGGGTCCGGGGCATCGGACTGGTCGGCGCCGTGGAAGCGCTGGCAGACGCCGGCTACGAGTTTCCCCGGGTCGCGGGCAGCAGCGCGGGTGCGATCGTCGCGTCGATGGTGGCCGCCCTGCAGACCGCTGGTGAACCGCTGTCGCGGCTGGCGGAGATCATGCGCGACATCGACTATCGGAAGTTCCTCGACCGAAACTTGATCGGGCACGTGCCGTTCATCGGCGGGGCGCTGTCATTGTTCCTGGCAGACGGCGTCTACCGGGGTGCCTATCTCGAACGGCTGCTCACTGGCTTGCTTGCTGACCTCGGCGTGCGCACCTTCGGCGACCTGCGAACCGGGGAAGAGCCGGAGCAGTTCGCCTGGTCGCTGGTCGTTGCCGCGAGTGATCTCTCGCGGCGCCGGCTGGTTCGCATCCCATGGGACCTGGACGCCTATGGCATCGACCCGGATGACTTCTCAGTAGCCCGCGCGGTGCACGCCTCGGCAGCCATTCCGTTCGTGTTCGAGCCCGTCCGGGTGCGCGGTGCCACGTGGGTCGACGGCGGGCTCCTGTCGAACTTTCCGGTGGCGTTGTTCGACCGGATCGACGGCAAGCCGCGGTGGCCCACCTTCGGGATCAGGTTGTCCGCCCGTCCCGGGATTCCGCCGACCCGCCCGGTGCACGGGCCAGTGTCGTTGGGAATTGCCGCGATTGAGACGCTGCTCAGCAATCAGGACAATGCCTACATCGACGATCCCTGCACGGTGCGGCGCACCATCTTCGTGCCGGCCCAAGACGTCAGTCCGATTGACTTCGACATCACCGAAGAACAACGCGAAGCCCTCTACCAACGCGGGTTGCACGCCGGCCACAAGTTCCTCACGACCTGGAACTACGCCGACTACCTGGCCGAGTGCGGAAGCCCGGTCAGACCGCAGCCCTAA
- a CDS encoding ketosteroid isomerase family protein, translating into MAVRDDLLAAVERSPRAAGAHDRAAWVGLFTGDARVEDPVGSRPHVGREEIARFYDTFIGPRDITFHRDLDIVSDSVVLRDLELEVAMGPAVTMFIPAFLRYDLREVNGEWQIAVLRAYWELPAMMAQFLRTGSRALAPALQLSRGLLGNQGLGGTAGFMTGFRRAGTRHKTLVESFLRAAARGDKFAAYRALAPTATTTLGDSHVLDAAELVERLHGASSVKVNGAGPTVTVSVASDHGRAIMFADVAWRGKQINRIQYFPG; encoded by the coding sequence ATGGCAGTGCGGGATGACCTGTTGGCGGCGGTGGAGCGATCGCCACGGGCAGCCGGCGCGCACGACCGCGCCGCCTGGGTCGGACTCTTCACCGGCGACGCCAGGGTCGAAGATCCGGTCGGCTCGCGACCGCATGTGGGGCGCGAGGAGATCGCCCGTTTCTACGACACCTTCATCGGTCCGCGAGACATCACATTCCATCGTGATCTCGATATCGTCTCCGACTCAGTCGTGCTGCGCGATCTCGAACTCGAGGTGGCGATGGGTCCGGCCGTGACCATGTTCATCCCCGCCTTCTTGCGCTATGACTTACGAGAGGTCAACGGCGAGTGGCAGATCGCGGTGCTTCGGGCCTACTGGGAGCTGCCGGCGATGATGGCGCAGTTCCTGCGAACGGGATCACGCGCGCTGGCGCCGGCGTTGCAACTGTCGCGAGGGCTGCTCGGCAATCAGGGGCTGGGTGGCACCGCCGGGTTCATGACAGGCTTTCGCCGCGCGGGTACCCGCCACAAGACTCTGGTGGAATCGTTCCTCCGCGCCGCCGCCCGCGGCGACAAGTTCGCCGCGTACCGAGCTTTAGCGCCTACTGCCACAACAACTTTAGGCGACAGCCACGTGCTGGACGCGGCTGAACTGGTCGAGCGGCTCCACGGGGCCAGCTCGGTCAAGGTGAACGGCGCGGGACCCACCGTCACGGTGTCAGTTGCCTCGGATCACGGCCGCGCCATCATGTTTGCCGACGTGGCCTGGCGTGGCAAGCAGATCAACCGGATCCAATACTTTCCGGGCTAA
- the pncA gene encoding pyrazinamidase PncA, protein MRALIIVDVQNDFCEGGSLAVTGGAAVARAIGDHLAGQPGYHHVVATKDFHLDPGDHFSAQPDNRSSWPPHCVGGSPGADFHPDLDTAEIEAVFRKGADAAAYSGFEGVDENGTPLLDWLRQRGVDEVDVVGIATDHCVRRTAEDAARSGLTTRVLLDLTAGVSADTTAEALAEMRTAGIALIGSS, encoded by the coding sequence GTGAGGGCGTTGATCATCGTCGACGTGCAAAACGACTTCTGCGAGGGCGGATCCTTGGCGGTCACCGGTGGCGCCGCGGTGGCCCGCGCCATCGGCGACCACCTCGCCGGCCAGCCCGGATACCATCACGTGGTGGCTACCAAGGACTTCCACCTCGACCCCGGGGACCACTTCTCCGCCCAACCGGACAACAGGTCATCATGGCCACCGCACTGCGTCGGCGGTAGCCCGGGTGCAGACTTCCATCCCGATCTTGATACCGCCGAGATCGAGGCGGTGTTCCGCAAGGGTGCCGACGCCGCCGCCTACAGCGGTTTCGAGGGCGTCGACGAGAACGGCACACCGCTGCTGGATTGGCTGCGCCAACGCGGCGTCGACGAGGTCGACGTGGTCGGCATCGCCACCGATCACTGCGTTCGTCGCACCGCCGAAGATGCTGCACGCAGCGGGCTGACCACGCGCGTGTTGCTGGACCTGACCGCCGGCGTGTCTGCCGATACGACCGCGGAGGCGCTCGCCGAAATGCGCACCGCGGGCATTGCTTTGATCGGAAGTTCCTGA
- a CDS encoding DUF2784 domain-containing protein, which produces MYEFVAALVVALVVALHFAFIAYVPVGGFIALRWRRTIWLHLPAVIWGVGIATHQLDCPLTWMERVARARAGMAPLPSDGFIAHYITGVFYPAGWGVGVELVTFATVAVSWTLYIRHDHSRRQPRDSSPT; this is translated from the coding sequence ATGTACGAATTCGTTGCTGCCCTCGTTGTCGCGCTCGTTGTCGCGCTGCACTTCGCGTTTATCGCCTATGTCCCGGTCGGCGGCTTCATTGCGCTCCGGTGGCGACGCACGATATGGCTGCATTTGCCTGCGGTGATCTGGGGCGTCGGCATTGCGACCCACCAGCTTGATTGCCCCTTGACCTGGATGGAGCGTGTGGCCCGCGCCCGGGCCGGCATGGCGCCGCTACCGTCCGACGGGTTCATCGCCCACTACATCACCGGGGTGTTCTACCCGGCCGGGTGGGGTGTCGGGGTCGAGCTGGTCACGTTCGCGACCGTCGCGGTGTCCTGGACGCTGTATATCCGGCACGATCACTCCAGGCGCCAGCCGCGCGACAGCTCACCGACATGA
- a CDS encoding phosphotransferase — translation MASESQPAIERPADLTAAWLTAVIPGGAIADFTVERIGTGQMSECYRVELTSAEPGTPQSVIMKVAATDPVSRQTGVALGLYEREVRFYRDIAPRLGGPLAPCYHAAVDTSSGIFDLVLGDAGPAVVGDEIDGATAEQASLAVAELGRLHGPLLDDPVLANAPWLHRAAPLDQAMIAPLYAGFVDRYGDQIAPQYRMVCERLVAAFDGYVAQENADDRIRGLVHGDYRLDNLLFGTAAADRALTVVDWQTVSWGPALTDLAYFVGCALPTQHRRELYHALLRSYHDALGPGAPLDIDDITDGVRRQSFFGVMMAIVSSMLVERTERGDRMFLTMLQRHCDHVLDTDALATLPAATSPQPLTPSQHDELAHTATAEPLWSESWYADFIDTAQGLGGWIRIGLMPNEDTAWFHVLLCGPELPTVAVVDFDVPLPADPWAVRTSAIEADHWAEEPLQSYRVTVHAQGQAYTDPSALLRSEPGTPVDVAIDLAWATDGTPYRYRMTTRYEIPCTVSGSVTIDGRCSRIDAVPGQRDHSWGVRDWWSMDWLWSALHLDDGTHLHGVNIQLPGIPGVSVGYGQDRTGNVSELNTVSVQETFGPNGLPTEAILTLQPVDITAAADVRGHAPLLLTAADGRVSQFPRAWARFRTTDGRTGVGWLEWNRNQPTPQ, via the coding sequence ATGGCCTCCGAATCCCAGCCAGCCATCGAAAGACCTGCTGACCTCACCGCCGCGTGGTTGACGGCGGTGATCCCGGGCGGCGCCATTGCCGATTTCACCGTCGAGCGCATCGGCACCGGACAGATGAGCGAGTGCTACCGCGTTGAGTTGACGTCCGCAGAACCTGGGACTCCCCAGTCGGTGATCATGAAGGTGGCGGCCACCGACCCGGTCAGCCGGCAGACCGGGGTGGCGCTGGGCCTCTATGAACGCGAAGTTCGCTTCTACCGCGACATCGCGCCGCGACTCGGCGGGCCGCTAGCGCCGTGCTATCACGCGGCCGTCGATACCTCGTCGGGAATTTTCGACCTCGTTCTCGGCGATGCCGGACCGGCAGTGGTCGGCGATGAAATCGACGGCGCCACCGCCGAACAAGCCAGCCTCGCCGTCGCCGAATTGGGGCGGCTGCATGGCCCGCTGCTCGACGACCCGGTGCTGGCCAACGCCCCTTGGCTGCATCGGGCAGCCCCCTTGGATCAGGCTATGATCGCCCCGCTATATGCCGGCTTCGTCGACCGCTACGGCGACCAGATCGCGCCCCAGTATCGAATGGTGTGCGAGCGCCTGGTGGCCGCGTTTGACGGCTACGTGGCCCAGGAGAATGCCGACGACAGAATCCGGGGCCTGGTGCACGGCGACTATCGACTGGACAACCTGCTTTTCGGCACGGCAGCCGCCGATCGGGCCTTGACCGTCGTTGACTGGCAGACCGTATCGTGGGGTCCGGCTCTGACCGACCTGGCCTATTTTGTCGGCTGCGCGCTGCCGACGCAGCATCGTCGTGAGCTATACCACGCCTTGCTGCGCAGCTATCACGATGCACTAGGCCCCGGGGCGCCACTCGATATCGACGACATCACCGACGGCGTACGCAGGCAGAGCTTTTTCGGAGTGATGATGGCCATCGTGTCGTCGATGCTGGTGGAGCGCACCGAGCGTGGCGATCGGATGTTTCTGACCATGCTGCAACGCCACTGCGATCACGTGCTGGATACCGACGCGTTGGCGACGTTGCCCGCTGCCACGTCACCGCAGCCGCTGACCCCGTCGCAGCACGACGAACTCGCCCACACGGCGACCGCCGAGCCGCTGTGGAGCGAGAGCTGGTACGCGGACTTCATTGATACGGCACAGGGATTGGGTGGCTGGATACGGATCGGCTTGATGCCGAACGAGGACACCGCCTGGTTCCATGTCCTGCTCTGCGGTCCCGAGCTGCCGACTGTCGCCGTCGTCGACTTCGACGTCCCGCTGCCCGCCGACCCCTGGGCGGTGCGCACCAGCGCCATCGAGGCAGACCACTGGGCCGAGGAACCGCTGCAGAGCTACCGGGTGACCGTGCACGCACAAGGCCAGGCATACACGGACCCGTCGGCGTTGCTGCGTTCCGAGCCGGGAACGCCGGTCGACGTCGCAATCGACTTGGCCTGGGCGACCGACGGCACGCCGTATCGGTATCGCATGACGACCCGCTACGAGATCCCCTGCACCGTATCGGGCTCCGTGACCATCGACGGCAGGTGCTCGCGCATCGACGCGGTTCCCGGGCAGCGCGACCACTCCTGGGGGGTTCGCGATTGGTGGAGCATGGATTGGCTCTGGAGTGCGCTACACCTCGACGACGGCACCCACCTGCATGGGGTGAACATTCAACTCCCGGGTATCCCCGGCGTCAGCGTCGGCTACGGCCAGGACCGCACCGGCAACGTTTCGGAGCTGAACACGGTTTCCGTGCAGGAAACCTTTGGCCCCAACGGGTTACCGACAGAAGCGATACTGACTTTGCAGCCTGTAGACATCACCGCCGCAGCCGACGTAAGGGGGCACGCGCCGCTGCTGCTCACCGCGGCCGACGGTCGGGTGAGCCAGTTCCCGCGGGCCTGGGCCCGCTTCCGCACCACCGACGGCCGCACCGGCGTCGGCTGGCTGGAATGGAACCGCAATCAGCCCACACCACAATGA